A section of the Triticum dicoccoides isolate Atlit2015 ecotype Zavitan chromosome 7A, WEW_v2.0, whole genome shotgun sequence genome encodes:
- the LOC119328592 gene encoding NDR1/HIN1-like protein 26 encodes MSLITDDPDRSPRDCVAARRHHSDRRRRRLLIVAASAVALLLAMAIILWLTLLPSSPRFRLLSATASTNATGGMGTVLLDAALVAHNPNAHALALYDGLRARASYAGLQLAAAAPIPPFQQAQGDIVLSAALSSSSAAEETTAGGRSPTLLTLRLEGRLRWKVAVWVSGSRTLAAECVAAAISPSQPRAVVVQDCQCATTIG; translated from the coding sequence ATGTCCCTCATCACCGATGATCCCGACCGCTCCCCGAGGGACTGCGTGGCGGCCAGGCGCCACCACTCCGACAGGCGCCGGCGCCGGCTGCTGATCGTGGCGGCGTCAGCGGTGGCGTTGCTGCTGGCCATGGCCATCATACTCTGGCTCACCCTCCTTCCTTCCAGCCCGCGGTTCAGGCTGctgtccgccaccgcctccacgaaCGCCACCGGGGGCATGGGCACCGTGCTGCTCGACGCGGCCCTCGTCGCTCACAACCCCAACGCGCACGCCCTCGCGCTCTATGACGGCCTCCGGGCGCGCGCGTCCTACGCGGGACtccagctcgccgccgccgcgccgatcCCGCCGTTCCAGCAGGCCCAGGGCGACATCGTGCTCTCCGCCGCGCTCTCCTCGTCCTCGGCGGCGGAGGAAACGACGGCGGGCGGGCGGTCGCCGACGCTGCTGACGCTGCGCCTGGAGGGGCGGCTTCGGTGGAAGGTGGCCGTCTGGGTGTCCGGCAGCCGCACCCTCGCTGCCGAGTGCGTCGCCGCCGCCATCTCGCCGTCGCAGCCCAGGGCCGTCGTCGTGCAGGACTGTCAGTGCGCCACCACCATCGGATGA